In Desulfuromonas acetexigens, the sequence CTCGGCGATTTCTGACCTTGTGGCGCTTGCGCAGGTGGGTCCGCAGTCGCTCTTCCACATGGCCTCGAACGTGTTCGAGAACCTTGCTGCAATTGCGAAAGTGGAAGTAATTGACCCAACCCCTCACGGTTCTGTTGACTTCCGTGACCACCACCTCCAGCGGTAGCCGTGTACGGTTGCGTTCCGTCAGGTCCGTGACGCGGTCCTTGATCGTCTTGATGGCTTTCTTCGAAGGTTGAACGTGGGCGTAATGGTTGCCCGTTCGGCGACTTTTTCCCATCTGGATTTCAAATCCGAGAAAGTCGAACCGATCCTGAAAGACGTCGACGATCCGCGTCTTGTCTGGGTTCAGGATCAGTTCCATCCGTTCCAGAATCTGCTTCAGCACGGCCAGCGGCCGTTCGTGACCACGTCGACACAGAATCACGATGTCGTCGGCGTAGCGCACGATGCGGGCGCCGAGTCGCTGTTGCAAGCGCCGCCGCTCCCATATCCTATCCAAAAGATGCAGGTAGAGGTTGGCGAGCAGGGGCGAAATGACCCCGCCCTGCGGCGTTCCCAGGCGGTTATCCTTGCCGCCTCCGACTGTCCGCTTCGTTCCGTCCTGATCCTCTTCCACGACCGGGGCCTTGAGCCACATCCGGAGCAGATGCAGAATCTGTCCGTCGCTGATGCGCTCGGCGACCAGGGTCATGAGTTTGGCGTGGGGGATGGTGTCGAAATATCGGGACAGGTCGGCGTCGATGACTTCGGTATACCCACGATTGAGGCTGTGGGAGACGTCTTCGACGGCGTCATGGGTTGACTTCCTTGGCCGGAAACCGTAGGAGGTTTCGCAGAAGTCGGCTTCGAAGATCGGCTCGATGACCAACTTGACGGCCATCTGCGCCACCCGGTCGCGGATGGTCGGAATCCCCAGCGGTCGCATACTGCCGTTGCTCTTGGGGATCATGACCCTCCGGCCGGGGCTCGGTTTGTACGTCTGGTTTTTCAGTGCCTCCGCCAACTCCGCCACGAAGGCGGTTGCCCCTTCCGTTGCCTCGATGGCCGCGAAGGTGACGCCGTCGATGCCGGCGCTCCCCTTGTTGGCGCGAACCAGGTCGTAGGCATGACTGAGGG encodes:
- the ltrA gene encoding group II intron reverse transcriptase/maturase, producing the protein MALTTPDTIRTLQRKLYRKAKQETAFRFYSLYDKVYRADTLSHAYDLVRANKGSAGIDGVTFAAIEATEGATAFVAELAEALKNQTYKPSPGRRVMIPKSNGSMRPLGIPTIRDRVAQMAVKLVIEPIFEADFCETSYGFRPRKSTHDAVEDVSHSLNRGYTEVIDADLSRYFDTIPHAKLMTLVAERISDGQILHLLRMWLKAPVVEEDQDGTKRTVGGGKDNRLGTPQGGVISPLLANLYLHLLDRIWERRRLQQRLGARIVRYADDIVILCRRGHERPLAVLKQILERMELILNPDKTRIVDVFQDRFDFLGFEIQMGKSRRTGNHYAHVQPSKKAIKTIKDRVTDLTERNRTRLPLEVVVTEVNRTVRGWVNYFHFRNCSKVLEHVRGHVEERLRTHLRKRHKVRNRREGYARFGNRVLYAQYGLYKVPTTAGWTRAHALR